In the genome of Leishmania infantum JPCM5 genome chromosome 27, one region contains:
- a CDS encoding putative vesicular-fusion ATPase-like protein encodes MFHSLYRLCQCAKLSFTILVLSVCILPCVDVLARAQAEDAAPEILYVRGCRDGAAEARETTGCFAARAGASVSSPTALAPIASVTLSLQGVHLPSEVRDTDNGDSQAVLHRVLLQEHRRPPLLGQEQSEADTRLLEKIVLTCSRPTASLVFPTQLISCELENPLLSLAGVESMTPQLLRLVSQPMWFDVRLEERRSGEEAYRTVTVLRRAVELRVSNTTSAKDETAAETPRGHAEKVSWEEVRQHPLERLYAPLPASQDRAKRADEPYDGDGAANGDEMWAELGIGGLKRELRTLFRRVFLSRLPSLAPLAEALHLQHVRGVILYGPPGNGKTLIARNLFRLLGPNTRLSVVNAADILSKFVGESEKNLRDVFEGYDIGTTSKEETAQQENERFDRSAHKRSDATKKGALLVLVIDEFEALFRRRGHSSDESSAKAVYDGVTNTLLSLMDGVKSRNDLLVVGLTNRLQAIDSALLRPGRFEVLIEIPAPDVPGREDIFFIHTARLREQNFLAPDVVLRDLALESGGFSGSDIAGTVRSALSYALLRYRRDGLFQGGPQSKEANEGSSGLADAEMIGHRAGDVGGLDLEGTGGSGSMSSSASSPSLFKVTREDFEHAFKDIRSAKDETSVLSQLSADGDRASAEIVDHDGTVSNNIKRATAVIERVMKSNRTVTGMLVITGAPGTGKSTVARALTRVYDFTTVRYLSCRRVAQLPDHEEQLGKLRDALNDASHTESGIVVLDDYDVLVGVMGTGGYAGNTLRSLLYEYMHRSGGVSRALVANSPLAVADEAGGNVAMNAESRVSADRNHRILVLTSSLSSVLQQFSFDAHLRVHPVLRRGAEALLQEYRVADPVQSVKAAAAYPVSMSYRTFLRITDMSLQRWVQEVENTAAAIGDSQSSDVESSESTMELPAYFATSDQMRAVYNEMRARQVAANFYAVGDDAASHSFVPAVRTTVADMGLIDPYQGWGGEGSDDEDGKEAAVDVDELVGAADELLW; translated from the coding sequence ATGTTCCACTCGCTGTATCGTCTGTGCCAGTGTGCCAAGCTCTCGTTTACTATCTTGGTGCTCTCTGTGTGTATCCTGCCATGCGTGGACGTCCTTGCTAGAGCGCAGGCAGAAGATGCTGCGCCAGAAATCTTGTacgtgcgcggctgccgcgacggTGCGGCTGAGGCACGGGAGACGACCGGTTGCTTTGCGGCACGCGCCGGCGCGTCCGTATCGTCGCCGACTGCACTGGCCCCAATCGCGAGTGTCACGCTCTCCTTGCAGGGTGTGCACCTTCCGTCAGAGGTTCGAGACACGGACAACGGTGACTCGCAGGCGGTACTGCAccgggtgctgctgcaggagcatCGCCGTCCACCGCTGCTTGGTCAGGAGCAGAGCGAAGCCGACACACGCCTGCTAGAGAAGATTGTCCTGACCTGCAGCCGACCCACGGCTTCGCTGGTGTTCCCTACACAGCTGATCTCGTGCGAGCTGGAAAACCCGCTTCTCAGCCTCGCTGGCGTGGAGAGCATGACACCGCAGCTGTTGCGGCTGGTGAGCCAGCCGATGTGGTTCGACGTACGTCTTGAGgagcgacgcagcggcgaggaagcTTACCGCACCGTTACCGTACTGCGCCGTGCGGTGGAGTTGCGGGTGAGCAACACGACAAGCGCCAAAGACGAGACGGCCGCCGAGACGCCGCGGGGGCACGCAGAGAAGGTGTCATGGGAGGAGGTGCGTCAGCACCCACTGGAGCGTCTGTACGCGCCGTTGCCCGCGTCTCAGGACCGCGCCAAGCGCGCGGACGAGCCGTacgatggcgacggcgcagcgaaTGGCGATGAGATGTGGGCGGAGCTCGGTATCGGCGGCCTCAAGCGTGAGCTCCGCACACTGTTCCGCcgcgtctttctctctcggcTTCCGTCTTTGGCACCGCTCGCCGAAGCGTTGCATCTGCAGCACGTGCGCGGTGTCATTCTCTACGGACCGCCCGGGAACGGCAAAACCCTCATTGCGCGCAACTTGTTCCGCTTGCTGGGCCCTAACACGCGCCTCTCCGTCGTGAACGCGGCGGACATCTTGTCGAAGTTTGTCGGCGAGTCGGAAAAGAACTTGCGGGACGTGTTCGAGGGATACGACATCGGCACGACATCCAAGGAGGAgacagcgcagcaggagaACGAGAGGTTTGACCGTTCGGCGCACAAGAGGAGTGACGCAACGAAGAAgggtgcgctgctggtgctcgTGATTGACGAGTTCGAGGCgctcttccgccgccgcggccactCTAGCGATGAGAGCTCTGCCAAGGCAGTGTACGACGGTGTGACGAACACACTGCTGTCTCTCATGGACGGCGTGAAGAGCCGGAACGACCTGCTGGTTGTCGGCTTGACGAATCGGCTGCAGGCGATCGactcggcgctgctccgtcCTGGCCGTTTTGAGGTGCTCATCGAGATCCCCGCGCCGGACGTCCCTGGCCGCGAGGACATCTTTTTCATTCACacagcgcggctgcgggAGCAGAATTTCCTGGCACCCGACGTGGTTCTGCGAGATCTGGCACTGGAAAGCGGCGGTTTTTCCGGGTCTGACATTGCCGGCACGGTGCGCTCTGCCCTGAGCTACGCGTTGCTGCGGTATCGCAGGGATGGGCTCTTCCAGGGCGGCCCGCAGAGCAAGGAGGCCAACGAGGGTTCTTCTGGCTTGGCGGACGCGGAGATGATTGGCCACCGCGCAGGCGACGTTGGCGGGCTTGATCTTGAGGGCACAGGGGGGAGTGGCAGCATGAGCTcatccgcctcgtcgccttCGCTGTTCAAAGTAACGCGGGAGGACTTTGAGCACGCCTTCAAGGACATCCGCAGTGCCAAAGATGAGACATCTGTGCTGTCGCAGCTCTCCGCTGACGGCGACAGGGCCAGTGCCGAGATTGTCGACCACGATGGCACCGTGAGCAATAACATCAAGAGGGCGACTGCGGTGATTGAGCGCGTGATGAAGAGCAACCGCACCGTGACAGGAATGCTCGTCATCACCGGAGCCCCAGGCACCGGTAAATCCACCGTGGCCCGAGCCCTCACCCGCGTCTACGACTTCACAACGGTGCGCTACCTCTCCTGCCgtcgcgtggcgcagctgcccgaTCACGAGGAGCAACTGGGAAAGCTGCGGGACGCTCTCAACGACGCCTCGCACACAGAAAGTGGGATCGTGGTCCTCGACGACTACGATGTTCTCGTCGGCGTCATGGGTACCGGTGGCTACGCCGGGaacacgctgcgcagcttgCTGTACGAGTACATGCACCGCTCGGGGGGCGTAAGCCGTGCCTTGGTCGCAAACTCACCGTTGGCGGTCGCTGATGAGGCAGGAGGTAACGTGGCTATGAACGCTGAAAGCCGTGTCTCGGCAGATCGCAACCACCGCATACTGGTGCTCACGTCATCCCTATCGTCGGTTCTACAGCAGTTTTCTTTCGatgcgcacctgcgcgtgcatCCAGTGCTGCGACGCGGGGCAGAAGCCCTGCTGCAGGAGTATCGCGTGGCAGATCCAGTGCAATCAGtcaaggcggcagcggcctaCCCGGTGTCGATGAGCTACCGCACATTTCTCCGCATCACGGACATGTCCCTGCAGCGGTGGGTGCAGGAGGTCGAAAACACAGCGGCTGCCATTGGCGACTCGCAGTCGAGCGACGTGGAGTCGTCGGAGTCGACGATGGAGTTGCCGGCATACTTTGCCACGTCTGATCAGATGCGCGCCGTCTACAACGAGATGCGCGCGAGGCAGGTGGCTGCGAACTTTTACGCGGTgggcgacgatgccgccaGTCACAGCTTTGTCCCCGCAGTGCGCACCACAGTGGCAGATATGGGGCTGATTGACCCGTACCAAGGCTGGGGGGGCGAGGGTAGCGACGATGAGGACGGCAAGGAGGCCGCGGTGGACGTAGACGAGCTTGTGGGCGCTGCGGATGAACTACTGTGGTAG
- a CDS encoding gBP21, MRP1, whose product MFRLVSASLSLATASASSVRFQSSSAMPAMNQNRRSQNRRNFISTNSLPKFEIHDVRDDPEHGSMTRVSVDGKQLLVSQFPQLGPRKADPNDTTPQFDRGRRISMRFRHIDLAGFVSVVENRIPSHHVKNNAFEMAFEKTTNGYVLKGQVHRSNSQANEEWAVRFENQFAVTMEHFLESALTESFGFAQHQRALARGDSPPSDSPQNNQDRNRNQNRNQSRRRNNNSNAENQES is encoded by the coding sequence atGTTCCGCCTCGTGTCTGCAAGCCTTTCtctggcgacggcgtccgcCTCGTCGGTGCGCTTCCAGTCCAGTTCCGCCATGCCTGCCATGAACCAAAACCGGCGCAGCCAGAACCGCCGCAACTTTATCTCTACGAACTCGCTGCCCAAGTTCGAGATACACGACGTGCGCGATGACCCGGAGCACGGGAGTATGACCCGTGTGTCGGTAGACGGCAAGCAGCTGCTTGTTTCTCAGTTCCCGCAACTCGGCCCTCGCAAGGCGGACCCGAACGACACGACCCCGCAGTTTGACCGGGGCCGTCGTATCTCGATGCGCTTCCGTCATATTGACCTTGCCGGCttcgtcagcgtcgtcgagAACCGCATCCCGAGCCACCACGTCAAGAACAACGCTTTCGAAATGGCGTTTGAGAAGACGACGAACGGCTACGTGTTGAAGGGCCAGGTGCACCGAAGCAACTCGCAGGCCAATGAGGAGTGGGCGGTTCGCTTCGAGAATCAGTTTGCCGTAACGATGGAGCACTTCCTCGAGAGCGCGCTGACGGAGAGCTTCGGGTTCGCCCAGCACCAGCGGGCCCTGGCGCGGGGGGACAGTCCACCGAGCGACAGCCCCCAAAACAACCAGGACCGCAACAGAAACCAAAACCGCAATCAAAGCCGTCGTCGtaacaacaacagcaacgccgAAAACCAAGAGAGCTGA